A single window of Pirellulales bacterium DNA harbors:
- a CDS encoding ABC transporter ATP-binding protein, with protein MSDYAIETHDLTKYFGGKCVANNLNLHVPRGSIFGFLGRNGSGKTTTLRMILGLLTPTWGTSSILGYDSQNLPAEVRAQIGYLAEAHPVFGWMRVKDAEKFQSRFYPKWNHQLFNTVLEFFRVDSKTPARNMSRGERAGLCLAMVLAAEPDLLILDDPAIGLDPVARRSLLESMVYATRKADRTIIFSSHLLADIERMADHIAVLDYSVLRAECSLETFRSCVQQFVLTFSGRPPELPPLRGLIQCVPRGNTLRLTLVSLTRDTRSVLEQLGAQRIDEAPLSLEDAFISYLGGNLENVRLPDERETEMVGGAS; from the coding sequence ATGAGCGACTACGCAATCGAAACCCACGATTTGACCAAATACTTCGGAGGAAAATGCGTCGCCAATAATTTGAATTTGCACGTGCCGCGAGGTTCGATCTTTGGTTTTCTGGGACGAAACGGATCGGGCAAAACCACGACCTTGCGAATGATTCTCGGTCTGCTGACCCCGACCTGGGGCACCAGCTCGATCTTGGGATATGACAGTCAAAATCTGCCAGCAGAAGTACGTGCTCAAATCGGATATCTAGCAGAAGCCCATCCAGTGTTTGGATGGATGCGCGTGAAAGATGCGGAAAAGTTTCAATCGCGGTTTTATCCGAAATGGAACCACCAGCTATTTAATACCGTGCTGGAATTCTTTCGCGTCGATTCCAAAACACCAGCGCGCAATATGTCCCGCGGAGAACGGGCGGGATTGTGTTTGGCAATGGTCTTGGCCGCAGAGCCCGATCTATTGATTCTCGACGATCCAGCGATTGGATTAGACCCGGTGGCGCGGCGGTCGCTGTTGGAATCGATGGTTTATGCCACGCGCAAGGCCGACCGCACGATCATTTTTTCCTCGCACTTACTGGCCGACATTGAGCGCATGGCCGATCACATCGCGGTGCTCGACTACAGCGTGTTACGCGCTGAATGCTCGTTGGAAACTTTCCGTAGTTGTGTGCAGCAGTTTGTATTGACCTTTTCCGGCCGACCGCCAGAGCTGCCGCCGCTACGCGGACTGATTCAATGTGTACCACGAGGCAACACCTTGCGGCTGACATTGGTGAGCCTGACCCGAGATACGCGAAGTGTGCTGGAGCAGCTCGGCGCGCAACGCATCGACGAAGCCCCGCTTAGCTTGGAAGACGCCTTCATTAGTTATTTGGGAGGCAATTTGGAGAATGTTCGATTGCCCGACGAGCGCGAGACCGAAATGGTCGGAGGTGCATCGTGA
- a CDS encoding GntR family transcriptional regulator — protein MPIEISIVTGSDVPIYRQIVDQICRAIATGNLALGEQLPSVRMLAEQLVINPNTVRKTYADLVRQGILESRHGKGVYVARRRAVYTKSERLRRINANLEAFINEGVYLGFTPNEMQQALERKLRLLMEEIDQ, from the coding sequence ATGCCTATTGAAATCTCCATCGTGACGGGGAGCGATGTGCCAATTTACCGGCAAATCGTCGATCAAATCTGCCGCGCTATTGCCACCGGCAATTTGGCCCTGGGAGAGCAATTGCCCAGTGTGCGAATGTTGGCCGAACAATTGGTGATTAACCCCAACACGGTCCGAAAAACCTATGCCGATTTAGTCCGCCAGGGAATCCTAGAATCGCGTCATGGCAAAGGCGTTTATGTTGCCCGGCGACGCGCCGTTTATACGAAGTCCGAGCGCTTGCGGCGGATCAATGCGAACCTGGAGGCGTTTATCAACGAAGGCGTTTACCTTGGCTTCACTCCCAACGAAATGCAGCAGGCGCTGGAACGCAAGTTACGGCTGTTGATGGAAGAAATCGATCAATGA